The genomic stretch AGGATTTGATCTCCGCTGGCTAGTTGGGGCTTCTCCATTAGATCGACTACCTCTATAGAGTATTTCCCTGACAGGTGGGTCTCACATATTTTTTTCAGGTTATTAAAGGCTGTAATAGATTTATGGGTCTGTCCCGCTACGTACAAACGCAGATTCCAGACACCATCTCCAGGTTCATCTTTGCAGTCATCGTTAAGTCGCGTGTCCATTGATGGTCTCCTTTGGTAAGTATTTCGGATGCTGTCAAGAAATCACTTTATCTGCTACGAATCCGCTCCATGTCGT from Desulfomonilaceae bacterium encodes the following:
- a CDS encoding circadian clock KaiB family protein — translated: MDTRLNDDCKDEPGDGVWNLRLYVAGQTHKSITAFNNLKKICETHLSGKYSIEVVDLMEKPQLASGDQILALPTLVRKLPPPLRKIIGDLSNTERVLVGLDLRPVK